In Nitrosopumilus sp. b3, the genomic stretch TCAAATTCACAGATTTACAAAAAGAATTCAAAACAGTTTCAGCTTCAGAAAAAGAAATAGAAACTATTCCTGCATCAAGTATGTCAATTGTTAATTTCTACATAAAAGATCAAGACTTGAATGTAGCACATAATGCAGTTGAAGAGATTTCCACACAAGGATTGTTTGAATTTACAATCAATGGAATTGAGATTAGCGGTCCTCAAAAAATGATTGAGACAGGGCCAAATACTGGTGAATTTTATATCAGACTAGAATTACCATCTACAATCAATGGAAAGCCATTGAGTCAAGATGATGTGGTTATCATAAAATACCTAGATGAATCAGATGTTGCTGGAGATAAAAGAATACTTGTAAAATCATTTCCTTTGACTTCTACATTTGCCAAAGTTGAAACTTTGGGAGGGGGTTCTAGAATTGGACACGAGTTCACATTAAGAATTTACGAACCTGATGCAAATAGAGACTCGAAAGATGAAGACAAGATCCCATTAAGTTCATTTGAATTCAGAGGTGAAGGAGGAATTAGAACGACACTAGCAAATCCAAGATTTGATGCAAATTCCAGTTCTTTAATTGAGACAGGTCCCAATACAAGCACATTTGAAGTAAAGATAAAGATCCCAAGAGAGTTAGACGGCAAAGTAATTCACATCGGGGACAAATATGAAATCAGGTACATAGATAGAAGTACGCCTTCAGGAACTGATGAAAAAATTATCTATAAAGGGAGAATTGGATAAAAATCAATTTTAATTAAATTTTAAAAATACCATTTAATTTAAAAATTTCAGGCACAAATTAAATGGTAAAAAATGGATTTGAAAAAAATCACACCTAGTAATTTAATTTAATTTCAAAAAAGAACTTGAATAAATGTATTTAATTTTTCAAAAAGATTTTCAAGACTAATTAATCAAAAAACCAATCTTAGTTGGGAACAAAATGAAACGAGGTAGACCTACCAAAAATGATGAAGAAAAGATCAAACAGAGAATTTTGGAATACTATGAAAAAGATATTTCGGCAACTGTTGCTGCAAAAGAATTAGGGGTTAACCCCAAAACAATTTACAAACATTATAAAAATTGGGATGCTCAAAAATTAGGCATAGATGAAAAAGATTTTCTATCACGCATTAAAAATACAAAAGAAAGATCTATTCAATCTTTAGAGGAAGACATTATTTCATTATCCAAAGAAATTGACAGGATCGAATTTCTAATGGAAAAGTCATTACAAAATGGAAATATTTTAGAATATGAAAAATTAGCAAAATTGAAACTAAAGACTATGAATCAAAGAACAAAAACCATATCTGCAAAAATCAATCTTGTAGGAGCACCAACTGCAGATATTTTGATTAATAATGAGGGGATGTTAGCATGACGTATAATTTAGTACAATGGAAAAAATCACATGAAAAATTAGCAAGAGTGTATTTGAAGAAAATTAACAAACTAAATCCACTTCCAATAGACATTATGGATTGGATCAAAGTTGCAAGACCAAAAGTCGAAAATAAGGAGCGAGAATTTCTTACATGTCCATTTTGGATTCCAATTTACAACGATCCTCACAATTATCAGATGATAATTGGTGGGCGGCAAATATACAAATCAACTGCATGTACGGATTTTATCGCATGTGAGGCAACTTCGCATCCAGGAATTCAAGTATGCTATGTAACTCACGACCAAGGAAGTCTATCAGCATTTTCTAAACAAAAATTAAAGATTGGGACATTTTTAGTAAATCCAATTCTTTCAAAATATTTACGCAATCCTGGAAACATAGGAGAGATTTCACTAAAAAATAACAGTACAATCTATCTAGTAACTGACAACTATCAATATCGGCATTTAGAGGGAAAATCACCCTCATTATGCATTCTAGATGAAGCTCAATACCAAGATGTAGAATATTTTGGAAGAGTGCATCAAACAATGATGGCAACAAAAGGTAAAGTGAAGGTCTTTGGGATTGGAGGAGAAGCTGGAAGTCCTTATGAAAAATTATGGAATGAGACAAATCAAATGGAATGGTTTTATGACAATCCAGAATGGCGAGAAAATTTACAGTATGATCATAAAGGGTTGATTAAAGATCAGTATCTTGAAGAGTTGTTGAGGGGAAAATGGATTCCACAAAATAAATCTGCAGAATCATTTCATGGGTATCACATACCACAATCAATTTTTCCCACAATTCCATTGACAAAACAAGATGCAATTGAAAAATACAAGATTCATCCTAGATTTTCAATTGAATACCAAAAAGAGACATTGAAAGATTCAGAATTTAGATCACATGTAACTGGAACGTTTTACAAAAGTCCACATAGACCCATCACAAAAAAGATGATAGATGATTGTACAGAGTATTATAGATATTTACAACTGTTAAAAGAAGATGAAGTTAAAAAACTGAAAGAAACATTTGGTGATGAGATAACTATTGCAATGGGGGTTGATTTTGGTTCAGGCGCTTCCAGTTTTACAGCAATATCAATTATAATTTTATGACACAAATCAAATAGAATACAGATTGCATTTATAGAGAAAAGGCATCCAGAGAATCAATTAAAACAAGCACAATATATTGCAGATTTATTTGAAAGATTTTCTTGTGATATTGGAGTTGGTGATTTGGGTTATAGTGCAAATCAAGTAAAAATAATACAAGAGGGAGGATTTTCGGTAGACTCAGGAGAGGCATTCAAAGGTGTAACAAATAATAAATTTTTTGGGTGTCGTACTATTTCAGATAACACAAAACCCATTCAAATTTTTGATGAAACAACGGATGAGCACGGAGACCAAGTTGGTAGAATCCAGATAGATAAAACATCAAGCATAGAACTTTTGATTGAAAGTATGGAGAACATAGTATTTCATCCAGCATACCATAAGGATAAAAATAGAAGCAGGGCAAAGTTAATCATCCCATCAAAGTACGATTATGAAATAGATTTTCTCTTAACGGATCTTAATAACATAACTCGCAAAGACATTCAAGATATGGAGAAAATTATTTCAGATCCTCGTCAGCGTCCAAGAAAAGAATACAACCACCCACCAGATTCTGTAATGTCTTTGATTTATGGAATAGTAGCATTAAAGGTGAAAGATCAAACAAAATGGCACTGGGTGAGCGGATAAAAGAAATTGTTGAGCCTATAAAGTATCTATTGTATGCATACTATACTCATATTTCTTAATACGGGTTCCATTAGAGATTTTTCCATGAAACAAGCTAAAACTCTGATAACTAACAGTCAGATTATTACTCTAGGAAAATATCATACCACTCAGAGGGGAGAAATTACACATGAATGAAGATCCAGTAAAAAGTATGATTGCAGAATTGGGTGCTCATCTTTCACAAAAAGAGCATTCAGATATTGTTTTAAACAATGGGAATGGAAAGCAGTTTCTCATTGCACCTTCAGAGTTTGTTGAAATAAAATCTACAGATGCACCACGTAAGATTGCCTTTGTTGATGGGGGTGATGGTCCATTAGAAGAGTCACCAAACTTTTTAATCACAATTAATCGGGTGTACTTTTCATTGTTCCAGGGGAAAAATAGAATAAAACCTAAAGAGAATCCACGAGTTCAGTTCTTCTCTTCTGTGACGTCAAATATTCAAACCGAAAATGGTAAAAAAATAGTTAGTTATGATACAAAGTTATTTCCTCACACTACGGAGGATAAAAAATATCTCCCAGCAGAGTCTGATCTGACTTCAAACACAGAGAGTACTACAGTTTTGCAAGGCTCAAGATTGAATTCATTAGGAAGACGATTTGCTGAATGGCAATTGGCAATTCATGTTGTAGAGTCAGAACTTGAGAAAGGAGACATGATAGTTATGGATGGGTCTCTGCAGACTAATTTTAAAAATGAACTAAAATATGCAAATAGATTGTATGATTTGGCAATAAGTAAGGGAGTAATTGTGTGTGGTTTGGCAAAGACTAGTAGATTAATTACAGAGTCGGGTCACCCGTTACTTGCACGAGTTGCAGAGATTGCTGAAGACGTTCCATTTGGAAAATGGTATGTCA encodes the following:
- a CDS encoding DNA double-strand break repair nuclease NurA; its protein translation is MNEDPVKSMIAELGAHLSQKEHSDIVLNNGNGKQFLIAPSEFVEIKSTDAPRKIAFVDGGDGPLEESPNFLITINRVYFSLFQGKNRIKPKENPRVQFFSSVTSNIQTENGKKIVSYDTKLFPHTTEDKKYLPAESDLTSNTESTTVLQGSRLNSLGRRFAEWQLAIHVVESELEKGDMIVMDGSLQTNFKNELKYANRLYDLAISKGVIVCGLAKTSRLITESGHPLLARVAEIAEDVPFGKWYVKVAEEVSGDDRGFMLAVKFHEKSRYVFRFEILREQFSSMSPDELNSVLASLVENSQDVAMIGYPYGAIDADRFAQVRRDELGMYQGFILSEKLRDPIWKRLQKYSASLSAHDTLNGVTS